TAGCGGAGCAAATTCGCACGTGCCGGACAGCTCTCCCAGACCTCTCCCCTCTTGCTGTAGACCCAGCATTTGAGGAGATCAGCGGCATGCTGGATGGTGAAACGCTCTTCATTCGCAACGAGCTGCATCAATGCCTTGGTCTCCGCAAACTGCACCTTGAGATTGCTCGCCTAGGCATGGGATTGCAGATCCTCCACTGCGTCTTTTTTCCAGATCCGAGGTTCGACCTACCCGTATTTGGTGCCGATATTGTTGCCAGCAAAGCGGGTATTTCGGCGGCGATCGTTGATCTCTCCCCTGTCTGCAATGCCTTACCAGAGGCGGTGAGTCAACCGCTCAGTGCTCTTCAATTGCCGCCGTTTCAGCAGGTAAGAGACTTGCCCGCGTGGGGAACCATTTTTTCCCCCTATGTGAAATTCATTCGACCCGTTGATCAGCAAGAAGAGACCTGGTTCGTTGACCTTGTCGCTGACTATCTCAACATCCTGCGCCAGGCGATTCTGGCAACCGCTCCCGATGCTCTTGATTCACTCCCTACGATCGATCGTCATCAAGGCCAACTCTCCTATTGCCGGCAACAGAAACGCAACGACAAGACCCGACGCGTCTTAGAGAAAGCCTTCGGAAGCGCTTGGGCCGATCGCTACATCGAGGACATGCTCTTCGACGATCCTCCACCTCTTCTATGAAGCAATTACCTCTATGGGTGATGGTTGGGGTGCTCGGAGCTGCCGTTGTCGGAGCCGGTGTCTGGATCACGCGCCGGCCGGCAACGAAAGTCCAACCCGCTGCCGCGGTTCAAAAAGTACGTGCTCCGGAAGCGGTTGCTGCCCTCGGCCAACTCAAGCCTGCAGGAGAAGTCCGTCGCTTGGCGGCACCGATGAGTGGCGCTGGTGGTACGCCGCGCATTGCCGCCTTGCTGGTGAAGGAAGGGGACCCGATTCGCAAGGGTCAACCCTTGGCAATCTTTGATAACCGACCCCAAATCGCGGCCGAAATCGCTGAGGTGGACGCCCAAATCCAATCGGCTGCGCTCGAAGTGAAACTGCAACAGCGAGAGGTGTCCCGCTATGCAGCAGCGGCCAAGGTGGGAGCAGCTGCCATGGTGCTCTATGAGGAAAAACAAGATGAGCTCAAACGCTTTCAACAGGAAGGCTTCGAGCTGAGCGCAAAGCGACGAAGCCTCGAGGCCGACCTTGCTGAAAGCGAACTGCTCTCTCCCATTGATGGCGTCGTGCTCAAAATTCATAGCCGCGTCGGCGAGCGTCCGGGCAGCGACGGTGTGATGGAGGTCGGAGCCAGCCAAACCATGGAGGCCCTGGTGGAGGTGTATGAGTCGGATATCAATCGCATTTCAATTGGCCAATCCGTCAGCTTGATTAGCGAAAACGGCGGATTCAAAGGATCACTCGAAGGACGCGTCGAACGCATCACCCCCCAGGTGCGACAGCGAAAAGTGCTTTCAACCGATCCCACCGGTGATGCCGATGCCAGGGTCATCGAAGTGGATGTGGTTCTTTCTCCAGAGTCGGAAAAAAGAGTGACGCAACTCTCGGGTCTAAAAGTCATTGCCCGCTTCAAGACCCCATGATTCGAGCCTTATGGCGGCAGCGCAGAATTCCCTTGGCATTCTTGATGCTGATTCGTCAGCCCGTTCGTCTAGCGGTCGCTCTGGCAGGCATCAGCTTCGCCGGAATTCTGATGTTCATGCAGCTGGGCTTTCGCGACGGATTGTTTGACGCAAGTATCGTGATTCATCGCCTGTTTGATGCAGACATCGTCTTAATCAGCCCACGCTCCACCAGTTCCGTGAGCATGGCCGGCTTCCCCCGCAGGCGACTGATTCAGGCCATGGCCGCTCCTGAAGTGGAGGGAATTACGCCCGTCCACTGGAATCTGCTGCTTTGGAGAAATCCCGAAACCCTGGGGACACGATCCATTCTTGCGCTGGGGTTTGAACCCAACCATCCCCTCTTCACCGATCCAACATTGGCAGCAAAAGCCAAGCTGCTTACCCAGAAAGGCCGGGTCTTATTTGACGAAAAATCGCGAGCAGAATTTGGTCCCGTAGCCGAATGGTTTCGGGAGGGACGCACCGTTGAAAGCGAAATTGCTGGCAAAAGAGTTCGCGTGGCGGGCCTGATTGGCCTTGGGGCGTCCTTTGGCGCTGATGGCAACTTATTAATGAGCAGCGAAACATTTTTGGATTTAATTCCAAACACTCCCTCGGGAAGCATCGAAGTGGGCTTGGTTCGCCTTAAGCCTGGAAGTGATGCAGAGCAGGTGGCTCAACGCCTTCAATCCCAACTTCCCGACGATGTCACAGTGCTGACAAAGCAAGGATTCATCAATTTCGAGCAAAATTACTGGCGTACAAGCACATCCATTGGCTTCATTTTTACCCTCGGTGCCGCCATGGGTTTCGTGGTGGGCTGCGTGATTGTGTATCAGGTTCTGTATTCAGATGTCAGCGATCATTTGCCCGAATACGCCACCCTGATGGCGATGGGGTACAAGCTCAATAGTTTGCTGGGAGTTGTGGTCAGAGAAGGCCTGTTGCTTGCTCTTTTTGGT
This portion of the Synechococcus sp. ROS8604 genome encodes:
- a CDS encoding phycocyanobilin:ferredoxin oxidoreductase, coding for MSESTNGLELHPLVTSLAEQIRTCRTALPDLSPLAVDPAFEEISGMLDGETLFIRNELHQCLGLRKLHLEIARLGMGLQILHCVFFPDPRFDLPVFGADIVASKAGISAAIVDLSPVCNALPEAVSQPLSALQLPPFQQVRDLPAWGTIFSPYVKFIRPVDQQEETWFVDLVADYLNILRQAILATAPDALDSLPTIDRHQGQLSYCRQQKRNDKTRRVLEKAFGSAWADRYIEDMLFDDPPPLL
- a CDS encoding HlyD family efflux transporter periplasmic adaptor subunit, with translation MKQLPLWVMVGVLGAAVVGAGVWITRRPATKVQPAAAVQKVRAPEAVAALGQLKPAGEVRRLAAPMSGAGGTPRIAALLVKEGDPIRKGQPLAIFDNRPQIAAEIAEVDAQIQSAALEVKLQQREVSRYAAAAKVGAAAMVLYEEKQDELKRFQQEGFELSAKRRSLEADLAESELLSPIDGVVLKIHSRVGERPGSDGVMEVGASQTMEALVEVYESDINRISIGQSVSLISENGGFKGSLEGRVERITPQVRQRKVLSTDPTGDADARVIEVDVVLSPESEKRVTQLSGLKVIARFKTP
- the devC gene encoding ABC transporter permease DevC translates to MIRALWRQRRIPLAFLMLIRQPVRLAVALAGISFAGILMFMQLGFRDGLFDASIVIHRLFDADIVLISPRSTSSVSMAGFPRRRLIQAMAAPEVEGITPVHWNLLLWRNPETLGTRSILALGFEPNHPLFTDPTLAAKAKLLTQKGRVLFDEKSRAEFGPVAEWFREGRTVESEIAGKRVRVAGLIGLGASFGADGNLLMSSETFLDLIPNTPSGSIEVGLVRLKPGSDAEQVAQRLQSQLPDDVTVLTKQGFINFEQNYWRTSTSIGFIFTLGAAMGFVVGCVIVYQVLYSDVSDHLPEYATLMAMGYKLNSLLGVVVREGLLLALFGYLPAYAAGQGLYLLVRNATQLPVAMNTVRAVSVFSMILIMCMLSAGLAMRRLVDADPAEIF